The following is a genomic window from Streptomyces sp. JH34.
CGGCCCCACCGTCCAGGCCACGCGCAGCAACTACACCGGAGTGCACCGGGGGCGCCCCACTCCTTACATCGAGTACTTCGTGGGGGAGCGGCGCGGCGAGGTGCTCACGGACGTGCTCCAGTCCGAACAGGGCGACAGCTTCCTGCGCAAGCGCAACCGCAACATGGTCGTGGAGATCACCGAGGACATCGAGGTCCGGGATGACTACCGCTGGCTCACCCTGGGCGAGATCCATCAGCTCCTCGCCGTGGACAACCTCGTCAACATGGACGCCCGCACGGTGCTGTCGTCGCTGCCGTTCCCCCCGAGGGACGAGGACGCGGCTCCGCACAGCGACACGGAGATCTTGAGCTGGCTCGCCGGGATCAAGACCCGCCACGAACGCGAGGTCGTCACCTTGCCGCTCGCCCGGATCGAGGACTGGCGGCGCACACCGGCGGAGATCGCCCGCAGCGACGGCCGCCACCTGCGGGTGCTCGCCGTCTCCGTGCGGGCGGGAAACCGCGAAGTGACCAGCTGGACACAGCCGTTGCTGGCCGCCCAGCGCCAGGGCATCGCCGCGTTCGTCGTCCGACGCACCGCGGGCGAGCCGCAGGTTCTCGTCCAGGGACTCACGCAGCCCGGCACCTTCGACGTCGCCGAGATGGCGCCGACCGTGCAGTGCGTGACGGACGGCTGGCACGATCTGCCTGAGAAGCCGCCCTACCTGGACTACGTGCTC
Proteins encoded in this region:
- a CDS encoding NDP-hexose 2,3-dehydratase family protein, with product MAQAATRTARDRTVHRHGPRLAHSAQVGDRAGGIPGWLDERRRAGTFDVRCIPFDEMVKWRIDPDTGNLVHDSGRFFSVEGLTVRGESGTTWSQPIINQPETGVLGILVKEIDGVLRFLMQAKMEPGNIGLFQLGPTVQATRSNYTGVHRGRPTPYIEYFVGERRGEVLTDVLQSEQGDSFLRKRNRNMVVEITEDIEVRDDYRWLTLGEIHQLLAVDNLVNMDARTVLSSLPFPPRDEDAAPHSDTEILSWLAGIKTRHEREVVTLPLARIEDWRRTPAEIARSDGRHLRVLAVSVRAGNREVTSWTQPLLAAQRQGIAAFVVRRTAGEPQVLVQGLTQPGTFDVAEMAPTVQCVTDGWHDLPEKPPYLDYVLAVPDDRVHYSALLSEEGGRFYRRDNRYLVVEADETLGDDPPDAYRWLGLSQLKRFTGYSNHVDVEARTLIACLQSLWGKEPLWARG